From the unidentified bacterial endosymbiont genome, one window contains:
- a CDS encoding DUF2594 family protein translates to MSTPEFATAENTQELAQEVNCLKSLLTLMLQAMGQADAGRVIIKMEKQIAQMEDRSESAVFANTVKQIKQAYRQ, encoded by the coding sequence ATGAGCACACCTGAATTCGCCACTGCGGAGAATACCCAAGAACTGGCGCAGGAAGTAAACTGCCTTAAGTCGCTGCTGACGCTCATGCTGCAGGCTATGGGCCAGGCTGACGCAGGCCGTGTGATCATTAAGATGGAAAAACAGATCGCGCAGATGGAAGATCGGTCCGAATCGGCGGTATTTGCCAATACCGTTAAGCAAATTAAACAAGCTTACCGCCAGTAA
- the dcyD gene encoding D-cysteine desulfhydrase, translating to MSLQNLTRFPRLEFIGAPTPLEYLPRFSHYLGREIFIKRDDVTPMAMGGNKLRKLEFLAADALREGADTLVTAGAIQSNHVRQTAAVAAKLGLHCVALLENPLATQAENYLTNGNRLLLDLFNIQVEMVDALTDPTAQLAELATRLEAQGFRPYVVPVGGSNALGALGYVESALEIAQQCEGAVSLSSVVVASGSAGTHAGLAVGLEQLLPDVDLIGVTVSRSVAEQKTKVVALQHAVAEHLSLKAQADILLWDDYFAPGYGTPNDGGMEAVKLLARLEGILLDPVYTGKAMAGLIDGIAQQRFKDEGPILFVHTGGAPALFAYHPHV from the coding sequence ATGTCACTGCAAAATTTAACGCGCTTCCCCCGCCTCGAGTTCATCGGCGCACCTACGCCGCTGGAGTATTTACCGCGATTTTCTCATTATCTGGGACGCGAGATCTTTATTAAGCGTGATGATGTGACCCCAATGGCGATGGGCGGCAATAAGCTGCGTAAGCTCGAATTTCTGGCGGCCGATGCGCTGCGTGAAGGGGCTGATACGCTAGTTACTGCGGGAGCCATTCAGTCGAACCACGTTCGCCAGACGGCCGCAGTGGCGGCAAAACTGGGGCTACACTGCGTGGCGTTGCTGGAAAACCCTCTTGCTACGCAGGCAGAAAACTACCTGACCAACGGAAACCGTCTGCTGCTCGATCTATTTAACATACAGGTCGAAATGGTTGATGCCTTAACCGACCCGACGGCGCAGCTCGCCGAGCTGGCCACACGTCTTGAAGCGCAAGGTTTTCGTCCGTATGTCGTGCCCGTGGGCGGCTCTAATGCCCTGGGCGCCCTGGGCTATGTGGAGAGTGCGCTGGAGATTGCGCAGCAGTGTGAAGGCGCGGTCAGTTTGTCTTCCGTGGTCGTCGCCTCCGGCAGTGCCGGTACGCACGCGGGGCTGGCGGTAGGCCTGGAACAACTGTTGCCGGATGTCGATCTTATCGGCGTTACGGTCTCCCGTAGCGTCGCTGAGCAAAAAACCAAAGTGGTAGCCTTACAGCACGCGGTTGCTGAACACTTGTCGCTGAAGGCGCAAGCGGACATTCTGCTGTGGGATGACTATTTTGCGCCGGGCTACGGCACGCCAAATGATGGCGGAATGGAAGCCGTAAAATTGCTGGCACGGCTTGAAGGGATCCTGCTTGATCCGGTCTATACCGGCAAGGCGATGGCGGGTTTGATCGACGGCATTGCTCAGCAACGCTTTAAGGATGAAGGGCCGATTTTATTTGTTCATACCGGCGGAGCACCTGCGCTGTTTGCCTATCATCCTCATGTTTAA
- the fliS gene encoding flagellar export chaperone FliS has product MYGAKGTQAYAKIEVESAVMSASQQQLVIMLFDGALSALVRARLFLGNGNIPAKGLALSKAINIIENGLKVGLVENDGDELTQNLIALYAYMVRRLLHANVNNDASAIEEVENLLRNIADGWKEVAGSPQLIQDAV; this is encoded by the coding sequence ATGTACGGCGCAAAAGGCACGCAGGCCTACGCAAAAATAGAAGTTGAAAGCGCGGTGATGAGCGCCAGCCAGCAACAGTTGGTTATCATGCTATTCGATGGAGCCCTCAGCGCGCTGGTCCGCGCGCGTCTGTTCCTGGGTAACGGCAATATACCGGCTAAGGGGCTGGCGCTATCGAAAGCAATCAACATTATTGAAAACGGGCTTAAGGTTGGCCTGGTGGAAAATGATGGGGATGAGCTGACTCAAAACCTGATTGCTCTCTATGCCTATATGGTACGTCGCCTCCTGCACGCCAACGTGAATAACGACGCCAGCGCCATCGAAGAGGTGGAAAATTTGCTGCGCAATATCGCAGACGGGTGGAAGGAGGTTGCAGGTTCGCCACAACTTATCCAGGACGCTGTCTAA
- the tcyJ gene encoding cystine ABC transporter substrate-binding protein — protein MKFALLGRQALIGVMAVALVAGMSVKTFAADNLLNKVKERGTLLVGLEGTYPPFSFQGDDGKLTGFEVEFAQALAKNLGVQASLKPTKWDGMLASLDSKRIDVVINQVTISDERKKKYDFSTPYTVSGIQALVKKGNEGTIKTAADLKGKKVGVGLGTNYEEWLRQNVQGVDVRTYDDDPTKYQDLRVGRIDAILVDRLAALDLVKKTNDTLAVAGDAFSRQVAGVAVRKGNDDLLNAIDAAIAEMQKDGSLKALSEKWFGADVSK, from the coding sequence ATGAAATTTGCACTTCTGGGACGTCAGGCGCTGATAGGCGTAATGGCCGTTGCGCTGGTCGCGGGGATGAGCGTGAAAACGTTCGCGGCAGATAATCTGCTGAATAAAGTAAAAGAGCGCGGCACGCTGCTGGTTGGGCTGGAAGGAACTTATCCTCCATTCAGCTTCCAGGGTGATGACGGCAAATTGACCGGTTTTGAAGTGGAATTTGCCCAGGCGCTGGCGAAAAATCTGGGCGTGCAAGCGTCCCTCAAGCCGACCAAATGGGACGGAATGCTGGCGTCTCTGGATTCCAAACGTATTGATGTGGTGATCAACCAGGTCACTATTTCTGACGAGCGTAAGAAGAAATACGATTTCTCCACGCCGTACACCGTGTCGGGGATTCAGGCGCTGGTGAAAAAAGGCAATGAAGGTACCATCAAAACGGCGGCCGACCTGAAAGGTAAGAAAGTTGGCGTTGGGCTGGGAACGAACTACGAAGAGTGGTTGCGCCAGAACGTTCAGGGTGTGGACGTCCGTACTTATGATGATGACCCGACAAAATACCAGGATCTGCGCGTTGGCCGTATCGATGCTATCCTCGTTGACCGTCTGGCCGCGCTGGATCTGGTGAAGAAAACCAACGATACCCTGGCCGTTGCCGGCGATGCGTTCTCCCGTCAGGTAGCGGGCGTTGCGGTACGTAAAGGTAACGACGATCTGCTTAATGCCATCGACGCTGCGATTGCTGAAATGCAAAAAGACGGCAGCCTGAAGGCGCTCTCTGAGAAGTGGTTCGGGGCAGACGTCAGCAAATAA
- a CDS encoding RNA polymerase sigma factor FliA yields MNSLYTADGVMDKHSLWQRYVPLVRHEALRLQVRLPASVELDDLLQAGGIGLLNAVDRYDALQGTAFTTYAVQRIRGAMLDELRSRDWVPRSVRRNAREVAHAMGQLEQELGRNATETEVAERLGIAVEEYRQMLLDTNNSQLFSYDEWREEHGDSIELVTDEHQQENPLHHLLEGNLRHRVMEAIEALPEREQLVLTLYYQEELNLKEIGVVLEVGESRVSQLHSQAIKRLRTKLGKL; encoded by the coding sequence GTGAATTCACTCTATACCGCTGATGGTGTAATGGATAAACACTCGCTGTGGCAGCGTTATGTTCCGCTGGTGCGTCACGAAGCATTGCGCCTCCAGGTGCGTTTGCCGGCGAGCGTGGAACTGGACGATCTGCTACAGGCGGGCGGTATCGGGTTATTGAATGCAGTTGACCGATACGACGCTCTGCAAGGAACGGCATTTACGACTTACGCAGTTCAGCGTATTCGTGGTGCGATGCTGGACGAGCTGCGCAGCCGCGACTGGGTGCCGCGCAGCGTTCGCCGCAACGCGCGCGAAGTGGCGCATGCGATGGGGCAACTGGAACAGGAACTGGGGCGCAACGCGACGGAAACAGAAGTGGCGGAACGTCTGGGCATTGCTGTTGAAGAGTATCGTCAGATGTTGCTCGATACCAATAATAGCCAACTCTTCTCTTATGACGAGTGGCGTGAAGAGCATGGCGATAGCATCGAGCTGGTGACCGATGAGCACCAGCAAGAAAACCCGTTACACCATCTACTGGAAGGTAATTTACGCCACCGCGTAATGGAAGCTATTGAAGCTTTACCCGAACGTGAACAACTGGTGTTAACACTCTATTACCAGGAAGAGCTTAACCTCAAAGAGATTGGCGTTGTTCTGGAAGTAGGGGAGTCCCGGGTAAGCCAGTTGCATAGCCAGGCCATCAAACGCTTACGAACTAAGCTGGGTAAGTTATAG
- the fliZ gene encoding flagella biosynthesis regulatory protein FliZ — MTVQQSKRRPLSRYLKDFKHSQTHCAHCRKLLDRITLVRRGEIVNKIAISRLDTLMDESAWLEERQEWVALCRFCGDLHCKEQSDFFDIIGFKQFLFEQTEMSHGTVREYVVRLRRLGQYLSMHNISRDLLKTGYLDENLEPWLPATSTNNYRIALRKYAQYKVQMPGVIKQKVRAGTTSDIY; from the coding sequence ATGACGGTGCAGCAATCAAAAAGACGGCCTTTGAGCCGTTACCTGAAAGACTTTAAACACAGCCAGACGCATTGCGCCCATTGCAGAAAGTTACTCGACAGGATCACGCTGGTGCGTCGGGGCGAAATCGTAAATAAGATCGCGATTTCTCGTCTCGACACCTTGATGGATGAATCAGCGTGGCTCGAAGAGCGGCAGGAGTGGGTGGCGCTTTGCCGTTTCTGTGGCGATCTTCACTGCAAAGAGCAAAGCGACTTCTTCGATATTATCGGTTTCAAACAATTTCTGTTTGAACAAACCGAAATGAGTCACGGTACCGTACGCGAGTATGTGGTCCGCCTGCGTCGTCTCGGGCAGTATCTGAGCATGCATAATATCTCTCGCGACCTGCTGAAAACCGGCTATCTTGATGAGAATCTGGAGCCGTGGTTACCTGCAACCAGCACCAACAACTACCGCATTGCGCTACGCAAGTATGCCCAATATAAGGTACAAATGCCGGGTGTGATAAAGCAGAAAGTCCGCGCCGGGACAACTTCTGATATATATTAA
- the tcyL gene encoding cystine ABC transporter permease, with protein sequence MQESIQLVIDSLPFLLKGAVFTLQLSIGGMFFGLVLGFILALMRMSSILPVRWLARFYISVFRGTPLIAQLFMIYYGLPQFGIELDPIPAAMIGLSLNTAAYTSETLRAAISSIDKGQWEAAASIGMTPWQALRRAILPQAARVALPPLSNSFISLVKDTSLAATIQVPELFRQAQLITSRTLEVFTMYLAASLIYWVMATVLSALQNYFENQLNRQERDPK encoded by the coding sequence ATGCAAGAAAGTATTCAACTGGTTATTGATTCGCTGCCGTTCCTGCTGAAAGGGGCGGTATTTACGTTACAGCTCAGTATCGGCGGAATGTTCTTCGGCCTGGTGCTGGGGTTTATACTGGCGCTGATGCGCATGTCATCCATTCTGCCGGTACGCTGGCTGGCACGGTTTTATATCTCCGTCTTTCGCGGTACGCCGCTTATCGCTCAGCTCTTTATGATTTACTACGGCTTACCACAGTTTGGTATTGAGCTTGACCCGATTCCGGCGGCAATGATCGGTCTGTCGTTAAATACGGCTGCTTACACGTCCGAAACCCTGCGTGCGGCAATCTCGTCTATCGATAAAGGACAGTGGGAGGCCGCAGCCAGTATCGGCATGACGCCGTGGCAAGCGCTGCGTCGGGCCATTCTCCCCCAGGCGGCGCGCGTGGCGCTCCCGCCGCTCAGCAACAGCTTTATCAGCCTGGTAAAAGACACCTCGCTGGCGGCGACAATCCAGGTGCCGGAGCTGTTCCGTCAGGCACAGCTTATTACTTCTCGTACGCTGGAAGTGTTCACCATGTATCTGGCCGCGTCCCTGATTTACTGGGTAATGGCGACGGTGCTTTCCGCACTGCAGAACTATTTTGAAAACCAGCTTAACCGCCAGGAGCGTGATCCGAAATGA
- the uvrY gene encoding UvrY/SirA/GacA family response regulator transcription factor, giving the protein MINVLLVDDHELVRAGIRRILEDIKGIKVAGEACCGEDAVKWCRTNSADVVLMDMNMPGIGGLEATRKIARAFVDTKVIMLTVHTENPLPAKVMQAGAAGYLSKGAAPQEVVNAIRSVFSGQRYIASDIAQQMALSQIEPEKTESPFASLSERELQIMLMITKGQKVVEISEQLNLSPKTVNSYRYRMFSKLNIHGDVELTHLAIRHGLCNAESLVSQ; this is encoded by the coding sequence TTGATCAACGTCCTTCTTGTTGATGACCACGAACTGGTGCGCGCAGGGATACGACGCATTCTTGAAGATATAAAGGGTATTAAAGTCGCAGGTGAGGCGTGTTGTGGTGAAGATGCCGTTAAATGGTGTCGCACTAACTCCGCCGATGTGGTGCTAATGGATATGAACATGCCCGGTATTGGTGGGCTTGAAGCAACACGTAAAATCGCGCGTGCCTTTGTAGACACAAAAGTCATCATGCTGACCGTCCATACCGAGAACCCTTTGCCCGCAAAAGTGATGCAGGCAGGCGCTGCCGGTTACCTGAGCAAAGGCGCCGCTCCGCAGGAAGTGGTCAATGCTATCCGCTCTGTGTTTTCCGGTCAGCGTTATATTGCCTCTGATATCGCTCAGCAAATGGCATTGAGTCAGATTGAGCCGGAGAAAACCGAATCACCGTTTGCCAGTTTGTCTGAGCGTGAATTGCAGATTATGCTAATGATCACTAAAGGTCAGAAGGTGGTTGAGATTTCCGAGCAGCTTAACCTCAGCCCGAAAACGGTCAACAGCTACCGCTATCGTATGTTCAGTAAACTGAACATTCACGGCGATGTCGAACTGACTCATCTGGCCATTCGCCATGGTTTGTGTAATGCGGAGTCGTTAGTAAGTCAGTGA
- the tcyN gene encoding L-cystine ABC transporter ATP-binding protein TcyN, whose product MSAIDVKNLVKKFHGQTVLHGIDLEVEQGEVVAIIGPSGSGKTTLLRSINLLEQPEEGTLRVGDITINTGKSLSQQKSLIRQLRQHVGFVFQSFNLFPHRTVLENIIEGPVIVKGEPRDEATARARELLAKVGLAGKETSYPRCLSGGQQQRVAIARALAMRPDVILFDEPTSALDPELVGEVLNTIRQLAQEKRTMVIVTHEMSFARDVADRAIFMDQGRIVEQGPAKTLFANPQQPRTRQFLEKFLMQ is encoded by the coding sequence ATGAGTGCTATTGACGTCAAAAACCTGGTAAAAAAATTCCACGGGCAAACGGTGCTTCACGGAATCGATCTTGAGGTTGAGCAGGGCGAAGTGGTGGCCATCATCGGGCCGAGCGGTTCGGGAAAAACGACGTTGTTGCGCAGTATTAACCTGCTGGAACAACCTGAAGAAGGAACCCTTCGGGTGGGGGACATTACCATTAATACTGGCAAGTCCCTCAGCCAGCAAAAAAGCTTAATCCGACAACTGCGCCAGCATGTGGGGTTCGTATTCCAGAGCTTCAATCTTTTCCCACACCGGACGGTGCTGGAGAACATTATCGAGGGGCCGGTCATTGTAAAAGGTGAACCCAGGGACGAGGCCACGGCACGCGCGCGTGAACTGCTTGCCAAAGTTGGGCTGGCGGGCAAAGAGACCAGCTATCCACGCTGTCTCTCGGGGGGGCAGCAGCAGCGCGTAGCCATTGCCCGTGCACTGGCAATGCGTCCGGATGTCATCCTGTTTGATGAACCGACCTCGGCGCTCGATCCCGAACTGGTAGGCGAAGTGCTGAATACCATTCGCCAGCTGGCGCAGGAAAAACGCACTATGGTGATTGTAACCCATGAAATGAGCTTCGCCCGCGACGTGGCGGACCGGGCCATCTTTATGGATCAGGGCAGGATCGTCGAACAGGGGCCAGCAAAAACGCTATTTGCCAACCCGCAGCAGCCGCGAACCCGCCAGTTCCTTGAAAAATTCCTCATGCAGTAG
- the sdiA gene encoding transcriptional regulator SdiA yields the protein MRDSDFFTWRRECVFLFQELTCADEVYQELQRQTQALEFDYFALCVRHPVPFTRPKISVHTTYPQQWMAQYQSENYYAIDPVLKPENFIQGHLPWTDQLFAGAEELWNGARDHGLRRGITQCLMLPNHAMGFLSVSRTGAIESAFANEEIELRLQILVQMALMALLRFEDAMVMPPEMKFSKREREILKWTAEGKTSAEIAIILSISENTVNFHQKNMQRKFNAPNKTQIACYAAATGMI from the coding sequence ATGAGGGATTCAGACTTTTTCACCTGGCGACGGGAATGCGTGTTCCTGTTTCAGGAATTGACCTGTGCCGACGAGGTATATCAGGAACTTCAGCGGCAAACACAGGCGCTTGAATTCGACTATTTCGCGCTCTGCGTTCGCCACCCGGTGCCTTTTACGCGCCCTAAGATTTCTGTTCACACCACCTATCCGCAACAGTGGATGGCGCAATATCAGTCAGAGAATTATTACGCTATCGATCCGGTGTTAAAGCCGGAGAATTTCATTCAGGGCCATTTGCCCTGGACGGATCAATTATTTGCCGGTGCAGAGGAGCTTTGGAATGGCGCACGCGACCACGGCCTACGCAGGGGAATAACACAATGCCTGATGCTGCCTAACCATGCGATGGGCTTTCTGTCGGTGTCCCGTACTGGCGCGATAGAGAGCGCATTCGCCAACGAAGAAATTGAGTTACGGCTGCAAATCCTGGTGCAAATGGCTTTAATGGCTCTGCTGCGTTTTGAAGATGCGATGGTGATGCCGCCAGAAATGAAGTTCAGCAAGCGTGAACGGGAAATCCTGAAATGGACAGCCGAAGGTAAGACATCTGCTGAAATAGCCATCATTCTCTCCATTTCAGAGAACACGGTTAACTTCCATCAAAAGAACATGCAGAGAAAATTTAATGCTCCTAATAAAACGCAGATTGCGTGTTATGCGGCGGCGACAGGAATGATCTGA
- the fliT gene encoding flagella biosynthesis regulatory protein FliT: protein MSHAPQLYTLYQQLLEKSQTMLRLARQGLWDDLITCETDYVNAVHLLARLTQESEPSVQLQDQLRPTLRLILNNEREVKALLQSRMNELAKLVGQTSIQKTVLSTYGNQGGHILAPQSNPDIN from the coding sequence ATGAGTCATGCACCGCAACTCTATACCCTTTATCAGCAACTCCTTGAGAAGAGCCAGACGATGTTGCGACTGGCACGCCAGGGCTTATGGGATGATCTCATCACCTGTGAAACCGATTATGTCAATGCAGTGCACTTACTGGCTCGTCTTACGCAGGAAAGTGAGCCTTCTGTGCAGTTGCAGGATCAGCTTCGTCCCACGCTACGCTTAATCCTGAATAACGAACGCGAAGTGAAAGCGCTGTTACAAAGCCGTATGAACGAGCTGGCAAAGCTGGTTGGTCAGACATCGATTCAGAAAACAGTGCTTTCCACCTACGGCAATCAGGGCGGTCATATCCTGGCCCCGCAAAGCAATCCCGACATTAATTAG
- a CDS encoding FliC/FljB family flagellin translates to MGQVINTNSLSLITQNNINKNQSALSSSIERLSSGLRINSAKDDAAGQAIANRFESNIKGLNQAARNANDGISLAQTTEGALSEINNNLQRVRELTVQATTGTNSDSDLSSIQDEIKSRLDEIDRVSGQTQFNGVNVLAKDGTMKIQVGANDGQTISIDLQKIDSSTLNLKGFSVSSNALKVSDAITSVPGAAAGDAPIAVTFGADAAGAAAIAKTLGVADTSSLSLHNVLDAKGDATGTYVIQSGSNSYSASLDSATGKVTLNTTDITYNDPESGITGARQTAQPIKVTTNADGEAVGVVSVQGKNFLAGTTGTGQDAIVNGGATATTTVATTIQLSAQELDIGTGTAANPQFPAIAATQEFSGAATNDPLALLDKAIASVDKFRSSLGAVQNRLTSAVTNLNNTTTNLSSAQSRIQDADYATEVSNMSKAQIVQQAGNSVLSKANQVPQQVLSLLQG, encoded by the coding sequence ATGGGACAAGTCATTAATACCAACAGCCTCTCGCTGATCACTCAGAACAATATCAACAAGAACCAGTCTGCTCTGTCTTCTTCTATTGAGCGTCTGTCTTCTGGTCTGCGTATCAACAGCGCTAAAGATGACGCAGCGGGCCAGGCTATCGCTAACCGCTTCGAGTCAAACATTAAAGGTCTGAATCAGGCTGCACGTAACGCAAACGACGGTATCTCTCTGGCACAGACCACTGAGGGCGCACTGTCTGAAATCAACAACAACCTGCAGCGTGTGCGTGAACTGACCGTGCAGGCAACGACCGGTACTAACTCTGATTCCGACCTGTCTTCAATCCAGGACGAAATCAAATCCCGTCTGGACGAAATCGACCGCGTGTCTGGTCAGACTCAGTTCAACGGCGTGAACGTGCTGGCGAAAGACGGCACCATGAAAATCCAGGTTGGCGCGAACGATGGCCAGACCATCTCCATTGACCTGCAGAAGATTGACTCTTCCACCCTCAATTTGAAAGGTTTCTCTGTATCAAGCAATGCGCTTAAAGTCAGCGATGCCATCACCAGCGTTCCGGGGGCCGCTGCAGGCGATGCTCCTATCGCTGTAACATTTGGTGCTGATGCCGCAGGTGCTGCTGCCATTGCTAAAACCCTGGGCGTTGCGGATACGTCAAGCCTCAGCCTGCATAACGTCCTCGATGCAAAAGGCGATGCGACCGGTACTTATGTTATTCAGTCTGGTAGCAACTCTTATTCTGCTTCACTGGACTCTGCAACGGGTAAAGTAACGTTAAACACAACAGACATTACTTATAATGACCCTGAAAGTGGTATTACTGGTGCAAGACAAACGGCACAACCAATCAAAGTGACAACAAATGCTGATGGCGAAGCTGTTGGTGTCGTGTCTGTTCAAGGGAAAAACTTCCTTGCTGGTACTACAGGTACTGGTCAAGATGCAATTGTCAACGGTGGTGCTACCGCAACAACCACAGTAGCTACAACAATCCAGTTGAGTGCACAGGAATTAGATATTGGCACTGGTACCGCGGCTAACCCACAGTTCCCGGCAATTGCTGCTACTCAAGAATTTTCGGGCGCTGCGACCAACGATCCACTGGCTCTGCTGGACAAAGCTATCGCATCCGTAGACAAATTCCGTTCTTCTCTGGGTGCGGTTCAGAACCGTCTGACCTCTGCGGTAACCAACCTGAACAACACCACTACCAACCTGTCTTCCGCGCAGTCCCGTATTCAGGATGCTGACTATGCGACCGAAGTGTCGAACATGTCTAAAGCGCAGATCGTTCAGCAGGCGGGTAACTCCGTGCTGTCCAAAGCGAACCAGGTTCCTCAGCAGGTTCTGTCTCTGCTGCAAGGCTAA
- the fliD gene encoding flagellar filament capping protein FliD: MATISSMGIGSSLKLADILDGLISAEKAQLTPITKQQTSYTARLSAYGTLKSSLEAFQTANTALNKADLFTATSTTSSTTAFSATTTGSAIAGKYTISVSQLAQAQTLTTKNTQADSKTAIATADSKITFTAANGKDPVSVDISAENSSLSGIRDAINKADAGVTASIINVGNGQYRLSFTSTETGADNAVSVSVSGDSALQSFMGYNGTSADAANGMTESVTAQNAKLKINNVDIENSSNTISDALEDITLNLNDVTSGNQTLTIAKDTSKAETAMKAWVDAYNTLQDSFASLTKYTAVETGANAQDASNGALLGDSTLRTIQTQLKTMLSNSVGGTAYKTLSQVGITSDPSTGKLELDSTKLEKALTENPLAVKDLVVGDAKTTGITTTMATNLTDWLSSKGIIQAAKDGVSKTLNKLTDQYNAVNARINATEAQYKAQFTQLDVLMSSLNNTTNYLSQQFENTSSSK; this comes from the coding sequence ATGGCAACTATTTCATCAATGGGGATCGGTTCGAGCCTGAAGCTCGCAGACATTCTGGATGGTCTGATCAGCGCTGAAAAAGCGCAGCTAACGCCGATCACTAAACAACAGACGTCTTATACCGCCAGGCTTAGCGCTTACGGCACGTTGAAAAGTTCACTGGAAGCCTTCCAGACCGCCAACACCGCGCTGAATAAAGCCGATCTGTTTACGGCCACCAGCACCACCAGCAGCACCACCGCATTTAGCGCTACGACTACCGGCAGCGCGATCGCGGGTAAATACACCATTAGCGTGTCTCAGCTGGCGCAGGCGCAAACGCTGACCACTAAAAACACCCAGGCTGACAGCAAAACCGCTATCGCCACCGCTGACAGCAAAATCACCTTCACGGCGGCCAACGGAAAAGACCCGGTGAGCGTGGACATCAGCGCGGAAAATTCATCGCTGTCCGGCATTCGCGACGCGATCAACAAGGCTGATGCCGGTGTGACTGCCAGTATTATCAACGTTGGTAACGGTCAGTATCGTCTGTCCTTCACCTCGACTGAAACCGGTGCGGATAATGCCGTCAGCGTTAGCGTAAGCGGTGACAGCGCTCTGCAATCTTTTATGGGTTACAACGGCACCAGCGCCGATGCTGCCAACGGTATGACCGAAAGCGTGACCGCGCAAAACGCGAAGCTGAAGATTAATAACGTTGATATCGAAAACAGCAGCAACACCATCAGTGATGCGCTGGAAGATATCACCCTGAACCTGAATGATGTCACCAGCGGCAACCAGACGCTGACGATCGCCAAAGATACGTCAAAAGCTGAAACTGCGATGAAAGCCTGGGTGGATGCGTACAACACCCTGCAGGACAGCTTCGCCTCGCTGACCAAATATACTGCGGTAGAGACGGGCGCTAACGCTCAGGATGCCAGCAACGGTGCCCTGCTCGGCGATAGCACGCTGCGTACTATCCAGACGCAGTTGAAAACCATGCTGAGCAATTCCGTGGGAGGCACAGCCTACAAAACGCTCTCGCAGGTAGGTATCACCTCTGACCCCAGCACAGGCAAACTGGAGCTGGACAGCACCAAACTGGAAAAAGCGCTGACAGAAAACCCACTGGCGGTGAAAGACCTGGTTGTGGGTGACGCTAAAACCACTGGCATCACCACTACTATGGCCACCAACCTGACCGACTGGCTATCAAGTAAAGGGATTATCCAGGCGGCGAAAGACGGTGTCAGCAAAACGCTGAACAAGCTGACGGATCAATACAATGCCGTTAACGCACGTATTAACGCCACCGAGGCACAGTATAAAGCCCAGTTTACCCAACTGGACGTGCTGATGTCGTCGCTAAACAACACCACCAATTACCTGAGCCAGCAATTCGAAAACACGTCATCCAGCAAGTAG